GGCTGTTCGTTTAACGGTCCGCAGGGGGAAATTATTTTTATTATTTCCGGCAGTTCCCTGCCGGAAAGCAGTTCTATATTAATTTCTTCGTCATAGCAGTAAGACGATGCGGTTTTTTCCGCTTTGAGATCGCCGTTTGCCGTCTTATTATATTCGGAAGCGTTATTTACTACGGCGTCTATAAAATTTTCGATATCGGAGCCTTTTTTCAAAGTCAGTCCGCAAGCCATTTTATGTCCGCCGAATTTTATAAAAAAAGATTCGTATTGTTTTAAAAAAGCGTATATATCTATATCTCCGCATGACCTGGCGGAACCTATATATACTTTTTCTTTGTAACCTGTGAGCAGTAAAACCGGTTTTTTGAAATAATCGGAAATCTTGGATGAAACAATACCTATTACTCCGGGGTGCCACGATTCGCCTTTTAGCATAATTATGGGAAGCGATTTTTCCGATACTTTGGATTTTTCTTCTATTAAATTCATAGCTTCCGTAAAGCAAGCGTCTTCAAGCTGCTGCCTTTTTCTGTTAAAAGATTCAAGTTCCTGTGCAAGATTAAAAGCGGTTTTTTGGTCGTTTTGCGTTAAAAGTTCTACTGCTACGGCAGGGTCGCCTACTCTGCCTGCCGCATTAATTTTCGGCGCGATTTTCCATGCTATGTCGGATTCGTTTACGTTATCAAAATGCAGACCGCATATACGTCTCAATTCTTTTATACCGGACCTGGGATTTTCATTTAATATCTGCAGTCCGTAACGGGTAAGAATTCTATTATCGCCATACATAGGAACTATATCCGCTACTATGCCGAGGCAGACTATATCTAGATAATCTTTGAGGTTGGGATAACTGTCTAATAATTCTTCTTTTACTAAAATTTTTCTTATTGCGATTCCAAGGTTAAAGGCTATGCCGACGCCCGGTAAAAATTTAAAAGGAAACTTATCTCCTTTTCGTTTTGGGTTTAATACGGCGAATGCAGGCGGAAGGATTTCTTCTTCTCCGTTTAAAGGCACTTCATGGTGGTCGCATATTATTACGTCGATATTCTTGGAATTTGCATACGCAACCTCTTTAACGCCCGTTATTCCAAGGTCGACCGCTATAATCAGCGACAGCGGTTTGCCGCCCTTATCGTTTATCTCGGAATATATTTCGTCTATCGGGTCTATACCGAGACCGTAGCCGTCTTTAATTCTGTCCGGAAGTTTATAAAAAACAGAACGATTATCGGTATCCGCATTTTTTTTTAATATTTTTTTTAATTCCCTTAGAAAAGAAACCAGAAAAGAAGTAGCCGTTATTCCGTCCACGTCGTAATCGCCGTATATGCAAATCGATTCGTCTTCCAAAAGCGCTTTTATAATGCGCTTAACGGCTTTATCCATATCGGATATAAGAAA
This genomic stretch from Candidatus Acidulodesulfobacterium acidiphilum harbors:
- the recJ gene encoding single-stranded-DNA-specific exonuclease RecJ is translated as MEKEYVYKYLKEHLPLYLSSTASSLISKRIISQLNSDPFYKVENLENVDSGDILKISLSCFIDNYLNPSLKYLNDPFLISDMDKAVKRIIKALLEDESICIYGDYDVDGITATSFLVSFLRELKKILKKNADTDNRSVFYKLPDRIKDGYGLGIDPIDEIYSEINDKGGKPLSLIIAVDLGITGVKEVAYANSKNIDVIICDHHEVPLNGEEEILPPAFAVLNPKRKGDKFPFKFLPGVGIAFNLGIAIRKILVKEELLDSYPNLKDYLDIVCLGIVADIVPMYGDNRILTRYGLQILNENPRSGIKELRRICGLHFDNVNESDIAWKIAPKINAAGRVGDPAVAVELLTQNDQKTAFNLAQELESFNRKRQQLEDACFTEAMNLIEEKSKVSEKSLPIIMLKGESWHPGVIGIVSSKISDYFKKPVLLLTGYKEKVYIGSARSCGDIDIYAFLKQYESFFIKFGGHKMACGLTLKKGSDIENFIDAVVNNASEYNKTANGDLKAEKTASSYCYDEEINIELLSGRELPEIIKIISPCGPLNEQPKFLLRDINLLDINRREFKNKNSKNKGYLNCYFTLNISGNSLDKEKDAAKHKAMVFNRQKSIRDILNNCINCTENAIKVDGIIFELFNGYIKILDFI